A DNA window from Rhineura floridana isolate rRhiFlo1 chromosome 11, rRhiFlo1.hap2, whole genome shotgun sequence contains the following coding sequences:
- the SLC7A8 gene encoding large neutral amino acids transporter small subunit 2 isoform X1, which yields MEDGARHRGGSEKGPASPDKTEGGGVALKKEIGLISACGIIVGNIIGSGIFVSPKGVLENAGSVGLALIVWIVTGLITAVGALCYAELGVTIPKSGGDYSYVKDIFGGLAGFLRLWIAVLVIYPTNQAVIALTFSNYVLQPLFPTCLPPETGLRLLAGVCLLLLTWVNCASVRWATRVQDIFTAGKLLALGLIIVMGIVQICKGEYFWLEPKHAFEFFQTPDVGLVALSFLQGSFAYGGWNFLNYVTEELVDPYKNLPRAIFISIPLVTFVYVFANVAYVTAMSPQELLASNAVAVTFGEKLLGVMAWIMPISVALSTFGGVNGSLFTSSRLFFAGAREGHLPSVLAMIHVRRCTPIPALLFTCLSTLLMLVTSDIYTLINYVGFINYLFYGVTVAGQVVLRWREPHRHRPIKVSLFFPIIYLLFWAFLLVFSLWSEPVVCGIGLAIMLTGVPVYFLGVHWEHKPPAINTFIDVVTRAGQKLCVVVYPQMDAGEPKANLTKETKEQLEPMCGTEDSNSSQK from the exons ATGGAAGATGGAGCACGTCATCGAGGTGGTTCTGAAAAAGGTCCTGCTAGCCCAGATAAAACAGAAGGAGGTGGTGTTGCGCTAAAGAAAGAGATTGGGCTGATAAGCGCATGTGGCATTATAGTGG GTAACATCATTGGATCAGGAATCTTTGTGTCACCAAAGGGCGTGTTGGAGAATGCAGGCTCTGTAGGGCTGGCCCTAATCGTGTGGATTGTAACTGGTCTCATCACAGCTGTGGGGGCTCTGTGCTATGCAGAATTGGGAGTCACTATCCCCAAATCTGGAGGTGACTATTCCTATGTCAAGGACATCTTTGGGGGACTAGCTGG GTTCCTGCGTTTATGGATTGCTGTGCTGGTGATCTACCCCACCAATCAGGCTGTTATTGCTCTCACCTTCTCAAACTATGTATTGCAGCCACTCTTCCCCACCTGCCTCCCCCCAGAAACTGGACTGCGGCTGCTAGCTGGGGTCTGCCTTT TATTGCTGACTTGGGTGAACTGTGCCAGCGTGCGCTGGGCCACACGCGTCCAGGATATCTTCACGGCGGGGAAACTGCTGGCGCTGGGACTTATCATTGTTATGGGAATCGTACAGATCTGCAAAG GTGAATACTTCTGGCTGGAGCCAAAACATGCCTTTGAGTTCTTCCAGACACCAGATGTGGGATTGGTTGCACTGTCTTTCTTACAGGGCTCTTTTGCCTACGGCGGCTGGAACTTCCTCAACTATGTCACTGAAGAGCTAGTCGACCCTTACAA GAACCTGCCTCGAGCCATCTTCATCTCCATTCCCCTGGTCACCTTTGTCTACGTCTTCGCCAATGTGGCTTATGTCACTGCCATGTCACCCCAGGAGTTGCTGGCCTCCAATGCTGTCGCAGTG ACATTTGGAGAGAAACTGTTAGGAGTCATGGCATGGATCATGCCCATCTCTGTTGCCCTTTCCACTTTTGGAGGAGTCAATGGATCACTCTTCACTTCCTCTAG ACTTTTTTTTGCTGGAGCCCGGGAGGGCCATCTACCTAGCGTATTGGCTATGATCCATGTGCGGCGCTGCACTCCTATACCTGCTCTACTCTTCACT TGCCTTTCAACATTGCTTATGCTGGTGACAAGTGATATATATACTCTGATCAATTATGTGGGCTTCATCAACTACCTCTTCTATGGGGTGACTGTAGCTGGGCAAGTTGTGCTCCGCTGGCGGGAACCTCATAGACACCGTCCCATCAAG gTGAGCCTGTTCTTCCCCATAATTTACCTGCTGTTCTGGGCCTTCCTGTTGGTGTTCAGCTTATGGTCAGAACCTGTGGTGTGTGGCATTGGGCTGGCCATCATGCTGACGGGCGTCCCAGTCTACTTCCTGGGTGTGCACTGGGAGCATAAACCACCCGCCATCAACACATTTATTG ATGTAGTGACTCGGGCAGGACAGAAGCTTTGTGTGGTTGTGTACCCCCAGATGGATGCAGGAGAACCTAAAGCCAACCTCACCAAAGAGACCAAAGAGCAGCTTGAACCAATGTGTGGAACTGAAGACTCCAATAGTTCTCAGAAATGA
- the SLC7A8 gene encoding large neutral amino acids transporter small subunit 2 isoform X2: MGIVQICKGEYFWLEPKHAFEFFQTPDVGLVALSFLQGSFAYGGWNFLNYVTEELVDPYKNLPRAIFISIPLVTFVYVFANVAYVTAMSPQELLASNAVAVTFGEKLLGVMAWIMPISVALSTFGGVNGSLFTSSRLFFAGAREGHLPSVLAMIHVRRCTPIPALLFTCLSTLLMLVTSDIYTLINYVGFINYLFYGVTVAGQVVLRWREPHRHRPIKVSLFFPIIYLLFWAFLLVFSLWSEPVVCGIGLAIMLTGVPVYFLGVHWEHKPPAINTFIDVVTRAGQKLCVVVYPQMDAGEPKANLTKETKEQLEPMCGTEDSNSSQK; this comes from the exons ATGGGAATCGTACAGATCTGCAAAG GTGAATACTTCTGGCTGGAGCCAAAACATGCCTTTGAGTTCTTCCAGACACCAGATGTGGGATTGGTTGCACTGTCTTTCTTACAGGGCTCTTTTGCCTACGGCGGCTGGAACTTCCTCAACTATGTCACTGAAGAGCTAGTCGACCCTTACAA GAACCTGCCTCGAGCCATCTTCATCTCCATTCCCCTGGTCACCTTTGTCTACGTCTTCGCCAATGTGGCTTATGTCACTGCCATGTCACCCCAGGAGTTGCTGGCCTCCAATGCTGTCGCAGTG ACATTTGGAGAGAAACTGTTAGGAGTCATGGCATGGATCATGCCCATCTCTGTTGCCCTTTCCACTTTTGGAGGAGTCAATGGATCACTCTTCACTTCCTCTAG ACTTTTTTTTGCTGGAGCCCGGGAGGGCCATCTACCTAGCGTATTGGCTATGATCCATGTGCGGCGCTGCACTCCTATACCTGCTCTACTCTTCACT TGCCTTTCAACATTGCTTATGCTGGTGACAAGTGATATATATACTCTGATCAATTATGTGGGCTTCATCAACTACCTCTTCTATGGGGTGACTGTAGCTGGGCAAGTTGTGCTCCGCTGGCGGGAACCTCATAGACACCGTCCCATCAAG gTGAGCCTGTTCTTCCCCATAATTTACCTGCTGTTCTGGGCCTTCCTGTTGGTGTTCAGCTTATGGTCAGAACCTGTGGTGTGTGGCATTGGGCTGGCCATCATGCTGACGGGCGTCCCAGTCTACTTCCTGGGTGTGCACTGGGAGCATAAACCACCCGCCATCAACACATTTATTG ATGTAGTGACTCGGGCAGGACAGAAGCTTTGTGTGGTTGTGTACCCCCAGATGGATGCAGGAGAACCTAAAGCCAACCTCACCAAAGAGACCAAAGAGCAGCTTGAACCAATGTGTGGAACTGAAGACTCCAATAGTTCTCAGAAATGA